One segment of Odontesthes bonariensis isolate fOdoBon6 chromosome 1, fOdoBon6.hap1, whole genome shotgun sequence DNA contains the following:
- the LOC142385202 gene encoding P2X purinoceptor 7-like, which produces MARRTAVVQAFQFDPESDPDGEEVEEVENQRLQQDVSEWCHCGKCATMPTEVENICCLEIPQVTTRLREVEEQLPCMVDHPGLEPVCLNVYSLQNASQIYRADYGPLQFREIHRRYRYLSCRSFVSWCWGFLGRRIRVVIPACVVLRIRSEFPDEEGHYVGFKPPPV; this is translated from the exons atggcacgtagaacAGCAGTCGTTCAAGCTTTTCAATTTGACCCAGAGTCTGATCCAGATGGAGAAGAAGTTGAAGAAGTTGAAAATCAGCGACTACAGCAGGACGTCTCTGAATG GTGCCATTGTGGAAAATGTGCAACTATGCCCACAGAAGTGGAGAATATTTGCTGCCTTGAGATACCACAG GTTACTACACGACTTCGGGAGGTCGAAGAACAGCTCCCATGCATGGTAGACCATCCTGGATTGGAGCCTGTCTGCCTAAATGTCTACTCACTTCAAAATGCCAGCCAAATATACAGAGCAGACTATGGTCCTCTACAGTTCAGAGAAATACACCG TCGCTACAGGTATCTGTCCTGTCGCAGTTTTGTGAGCTGGTGCTGGGGCTTCTTGGGACGCAGAATCCGGGTTGTAATTCCagcctgtgtggtcctgcgcATCCGCTCGGAGTTTCCTGATGAGGAAGGCCACTATGTTGGGTTTAAACCGCCCCCTGTTTGA